In a single window of the Streptomyces sp. NBC_00285 genome:
- a CDS encoding FAD-dependent oxidoreductase: MSYRIAVVGGGPAGLTFARVLHRHGHPVTVLERDPTPDARPPGGTLDLHEGLGQLALDKAGLLAEFEALSRPEGQAMRILDADGTVLRDWQPRPGERANPEIDRRQLRDLLLGPLDVQWGRGVTRVVPGTRDGALVHFADGRQEAFDLVVGADGARSRIRPAVSSATPHYTGVTSVETSLDDVDTRHPGLARLIGDGSVAVYGVNRSLVAQRNSGGHVKVYAKFRAPLDRYGNLDPADAEAARSSLLALFDGWAAPVLDLLRHGTAFVHRPLYALPVSHTWTHAPGVTLLGDAAHLMPPLGAGANLAMLDGAELAEAIAAPGDLDEAVRAFEERMWARAGRWAEITTAGLERLVSPNPAEALALFDQVQPS, encoded by the coding sequence ATGAGCTATCGCATCGCTGTGGTGGGGGGCGGCCCTGCCGGCCTCACCTTCGCCCGTGTCCTGCACCGCCATGGCCACCCCGTCACCGTCCTCGAACGCGATCCCACCCCTGACGCCCGTCCCCCGGGCGGCACGCTGGACCTGCACGAAGGGCTGGGCCAGCTCGCGCTGGACAAGGCGGGGCTGCTGGCGGAGTTCGAGGCGTTGTCCCGCCCCGAGGGACAGGCCATGCGCATCCTGGACGCGGACGGAACCGTCCTGCGCGACTGGCAACCTCGCCCGGGTGAGCGGGCCAATCCCGAGATCGACCGCCGACAACTCCGTGACCTGCTGCTCGGCCCTCTCGACGTCCAGTGGGGCCGGGGCGTGACGCGGGTGGTGCCGGGGACCCGGGATGGCGCACTGGTCCATTTCGCGGACGGGCGACAAGAGGCGTTCGACCTCGTGGTCGGCGCGGACGGCGCCCGGTCCCGCATCCGTCCGGCAGTCTCGTCAGCGACGCCGCACTACACCGGCGTCACCTCGGTCGAGACCTCCCTCGACGACGTCGACACCCGCCACCCCGGTCTTGCCCGGTTGATCGGCGACGGTTCCGTGGCCGTGTACGGCGTGAACCGCTCCCTCGTCGCCCAGCGCAACAGCGGCGGCCACGTCAAGGTGTACGCCAAGTTCCGCGCGCCGCTGGACCGGTACGGGAACCTGGACCCGGCCGACGCCGAGGCCGCGCGATCAAGCCTGCTGGCCCTGTTCGACGGCTGGGCCGCTCCCGTCCTCGACCTCCTCCGACACGGCACCGCTTTCGTCCACCGTCCCCTCTACGCCCTGCCCGTGTCCCACACCTGGACCCACGCCCCCGGGGTGACGCTGCTGGGCGACGCCGCCCACCTGATGCCCCCGTTGGGGGCGGGCGCGAACCTCGCGATGCTGGACGGCGCCGAACTCGCCGAGGCCATCGCCGCCCCCGGAGACCTGGACGAGGCCGTCCGCGCCTTCGAGGAACGGATGTGGGCTCGGGCCGGCAGGTGGGCGGAGATCACGACGGCCGGTCTGGAACGCCTCGTGAGCCCGAACCCCGCCGAAGCCCTCGCCCTCTTCGACCAGGTCCAGCCGTCCTGA
- a CDS encoding LacI family DNA-binding transcriptional regulator, with product MNVTGHTRSPASIRDVAAAAGVSYQTVSRVINGHPSVKQSTRERVLAAIDELGFRRNATALALARGRSRAVTVLTANTTHYGYASILQGVEEAARAAAYSVGVGVLESADEAAVTAEVQRAADAGGGLIVIAYDPPGVRALESVPAGMPVVGVVETPASPPTGNRPWVWTDDREAAYEATRHLLSLGHGTVHYVAIPSSTRRTSARTSGWRRALQEAGAPEPLPVQGSWGPAGGHAAGLELAADPSVTAILCGNDDLALGVLRALHEAGRSVPGEVSVAGFDDAPHSAYLTPSLTTVRMDFTGLGRAAFALLHAELEESAQITAHDVSVPELVVRESSGRAPA from the coding sequence ATGAATGTGACCGGTCACACCCGCAGTCCGGCGAGCATCAGGGACGTCGCCGCGGCCGCCGGGGTCTCCTACCAGACCGTCTCCCGGGTGATCAACGGTCACCCCAGCGTCAAGCAGTCGACGCGGGAGCGCGTCCTCGCCGCCATCGACGAGCTGGGCTTCCGGCGCAACGCCACCGCGCTCGCCCTGGCAAGGGGTCGCAGCAGAGCCGTGACCGTGCTCACCGCCAACACCACGCACTACGGCTACGCCTCGATCCTGCAGGGTGTCGAGGAGGCAGCCCGTGCGGCAGCCTACTCGGTCGGGGTGGGCGTCCTCGAATCGGCCGACGAGGCCGCCGTCACCGCCGAGGTGCAGCGTGCCGCCGACGCGGGCGGCGGGCTGATCGTGATCGCCTACGACCCGCCCGGTGTCCGGGCACTGGAGTCGGTCCCGGCCGGAATGCCGGTCGTCGGCGTGGTCGAGACCCCGGCGAGTCCGCCCACCGGCAACCGGCCCTGGGTGTGGACCGACGACCGTGAGGCCGCCTACGAGGCGACCCGGCATCTGCTGTCCCTGGGCCACGGGACCGTGCACTACGTCGCCATTCCGTCCAGTACCCGCCGCACCAGCGCCCGTACCAGCGGCTGGCGCCGGGCCCTGCAGGAGGCCGGCGCTCCGGAACCCCTTCCCGTGCAGGGCAGTTGGGGTCCCGCCGGTGGTCATGCGGCCGGCCTCGAGCTCGCCGCGGACCCGTCCGTCACCGCGATCCTGTGCGGCAACGACGACCTCGCACTCGGTGTACTGCGCGCTCTGCACGAGGCCGGCCGCTCGGTGCCCGGCGAGGTCAGCGTGGCCGGGTTCGACGACGCCCCGCACTCCGCCTATCTGACGCCGTCCCTGACGACCGTACGCATGGATTTCACGGGCCTTGGCCGCGCGGCGTTCGCCCTGCTGCACGCAGAGTTGGAGGAGTCCGCGCAGATCACCGCGCACGACGTCTCCGTACCGGAGCTGGTGGTCCGCGAGAGTTCGGGCCGGGCGCCCGCCTGA
- a CDS encoding DUF6629 family protein, translated as MCWSATADLVVGAAVASVGTVCVARTRRAGDLPMAALPLLLGVHQLVEAHIWHTGGGTGAATVAWAVIALPVLAVWVPVGVWCAAPRRTRRRVTVVVAVGVVTAAGLTYGLATRPVRAEIRGHTMAYVIGLPQAELLIAGYLIATVGALLLSGDRRLTLLGVLCGVGAVVCWLLWRLQFVSTWCALAAVCTVVLYKWVRRRRTTPKMALPAWNTQY; from the coding sequence ATGTGCTGGAGTGCGACAGCGGATCTCGTGGTGGGCGCGGCCGTAGCGTCCGTGGGGACGGTGTGTGTGGCCCGGACCCGCCGCGCCGGGGACCTGCCCATGGCCGCGCTGCCCCTGCTGCTGGGCGTCCACCAACTCGTCGAGGCCCACATCTGGCACACCGGGGGCGGCACCGGCGCGGCCACCGTCGCTTGGGCCGTCATCGCTCTTCCCGTGCTGGCGGTCTGGGTGCCGGTGGGTGTGTGGTGCGCGGCCCCACGCAGGACCCGACGCCGAGTGACCGTGGTCGTGGCGGTGGGCGTGGTGACCGCTGCCGGCCTCACGTACGGTCTCGCCACCCGCCCCGTCAGGGCCGAGATCCGCGGCCACACCATGGCCTACGTCATCGGCCTGCCCCAGGCCGAACTGCTCATCGCGGGCTACCTGATCGCCACGGTCGGCGCCCTGCTGCTCTCCGGCGACCGTCGGCTGACCTTGCTCGGAGTCCTGTGCGGGGTCGGTGCGGTGGTGTGCTGGCTGCTGTGGCGGCTGCAGTTCGTGTCCACCTGGTGCGCGCTGGCCGCGGTCTGCACGGTGGTCCTGTACAAGTGGGTGCGCCGACGCCGCACGACGCCGAAGATGGCTCTTCCGGCATGGAACACCCAGTACTGA
- a CDS encoding alpha-glucoside ABC transporter substrate-binding protein codes for MSRLLRVLLTACLLALVPGCGSDTREPLVVLGPWTGEEGKAFEAALDSLDDGTGRTYTYEGTRSLRETLVSQLEADDPPDVAVLNSIGELTEYARRDKLKPLAYESIERAYPPWAPTLLVDSKWRTYWVPLKIDLKSLVWSKKGATSGTPTWCVGLASQATSGWPGTDWIEDLVLHQAGPTLYTEWATGRLDWRTPAVRRAWKTWAHLLGTRSPASVERSLTTSFEGSSDPEGQPRGLLDSPGFDCTHEHQSAFIRYVYAGDDVLVEPSARYLDGRPEYRDTFEVAGDMAAVFSDDPDAQKLVERLSSPAGRQRWQAEADPAVRPLFPDTAGLSPPASETPVERDIDSLLTSRARNLCFDASDVMPPELRDAFHRAVLEFFRDPIDRQLDSLLQQLETVRTQVNTESGTDRTFRPPEDICARPGG; via the coding sequence ATGAGCCGCCTTCTGCGCGTCCTCCTCACGGCCTGTCTGCTCGCCCTTGTCCCCGGCTGCGGCTCCGACACCCGGGAACCGCTCGTCGTCCTCGGCCCGTGGACCGGCGAGGAGGGCAAGGCATTCGAAGCCGCCCTCGACAGCCTGGACGACGGGACCGGACGGACGTACACCTACGAGGGCACCCGCTCACTGCGCGAGACGCTCGTCTCACAACTGGAGGCCGACGACCCGCCGGACGTGGCCGTCCTCAACAGCATCGGCGAACTCACCGAGTACGCCCGCCGCGACAAGCTGAAACCCCTCGCATACGAGAGCATCGAGCGCGCCTACCCGCCCTGGGCGCCGACCCTGCTCGTGGACAGCAAATGGCGCACGTACTGGGTGCCGTTGAAGATCGACCTCAAAAGCCTCGTGTGGAGCAAGAAGGGCGCGACGAGCGGCACACCCACCTGGTGCGTGGGACTCGCCTCGCAGGCCACCTCCGGCTGGCCGGGCACCGACTGGATCGAGGATCTCGTGCTCCACCAGGCGGGCCCCACGCTGTACACCGAATGGGCCACGGGGCGCCTCGACTGGCGCACGCCGGCCGTCCGGCGTGCGTGGAAAACCTGGGCACACCTGCTCGGCACCCGCTCCCCGGCCTCGGTGGAGCGGTCCCTGACCACGTCGTTCGAGGGCTCGTCCGACCCGGAAGGGCAACCGCGCGGCCTGCTCGACTCACCCGGCTTCGACTGCACGCACGAGCACCAGAGCGCCTTCATCCGGTACGTCTACGCGGGCGACGACGTGTTGGTGGAGCCGTCGGCCCGCTATCTGGACGGGCGGCCCGAATACCGGGACACCTTCGAGGTCGCGGGTGACATGGCCGCCGTATTCAGTGACGATCCGGACGCCCAAAAACTCGTGGAGCGGCTGTCGAGCCCCGCCGGACGCCAACGCTGGCAGGCGGAGGCGGACCCCGCGGTACGGCCGCTGTTCCCGGACACGGCCGGGCTCTCGCCACCCGCCTCCGAGACCCCCGTCGAGCGGGACATCGACTCCCTGCTCACCTCCCGCGCCCGCAACCTCTGCTTCGACGCCTCCGACGTCATGCCCCCCGAACTCCGCGACGCCTTCCACCGCGCGGTCCTGGAGTTCTTCCGCGACCCGATAGACCGACAACTGGACTCACTGCTCCAGCAGTTGGAGACCGTACGCACCCAGGTCAACACGGAGTCCGGCACCGACCGCACGTTCCGCCCGCCGGAGGACATCTGCGCGAGGCCGGGCGGGTAA
- a CDS encoding tetratricopeptide repeat protein: MKGVRGGSAFGEVPESEGSFGPLVVTGQPMFLRAAHVELPAENPDPTVLPSITLLGRGWEQGGDPGELPLPPGQLLAGQYRLIRPLGYGGMGEVYLALDTKVDNREVAVKMLHPEQAAAAAGALARERRALVDLGHDDIIRVFNYGHHPGVGDFLVLQYVDGLTLEEVRARAGLNPGEFGDHRFHEFVLAYGVRVLSALAYLHADRPGKVYGDLKPDNVMHDGTTTKIIDVGSVRPAGAPGTTTDGFSAPTVGPNGESVAQDDLFSLGETLRRLSGLGRSAADLARLGDLARLQADTGAGSRTSSAAEGEQGRKPWTEGDATAPVPRGLGLLSLSRVLHRATLAEPAGRFADAREMDQQLRGVFRELRSLRTGTETFEPSPLFLPSAYALDGALGSAPPLAHWAAPDVPSPFAPPSPAEVAQRLPVPRPDPRDEHHAELSRLADAAPEALLQHIGDWRDSTEVHLLRCRLRLRNPADGPEAAAAELRGAEERIGPARAPYDWRLDWHHGLLALARDQAGAAWRHFDRVYAAIPGEYAPKLALGHCAERLGRRHEALTFYEAVRLRNPSLGSAAFGAARARLARDGERARRAAVRELDAVPQHSRHRTAARTAAVRIGIEYVRTAERDDEVPRRLEEVLERLALLFHAHGLTDEEARVRMTVEVWEAVLGALARGALDAADLAALSAGADRRLGLPPDEHGLREDLSRRCLTLARQAARSTAPEDAAVAEILLDRAYEIRPLAFRHHRDSPWLGKRVADWLRTVVRAPSHKAASVSRGRVPP, translated from the coding sequence ATGAAGGGGGTTCGGGGCGGGAGTGCGTTCGGTGAAGTACCGGAGTCGGAGGGGTCGTTCGGCCCGCTCGTCGTCACCGGGCAGCCCATGTTCCTGAGGGCCGCGCACGTCGAACTGCCCGCGGAGAACCCCGACCCGACCGTGCTGCCCTCGATCACCCTGCTGGGGCGCGGCTGGGAACAGGGCGGTGACCCCGGAGAACTGCCCCTGCCGCCCGGGCAGTTGCTCGCCGGTCAGTACCGACTGATCCGGCCGCTCGGCTACGGCGGCATGGGCGAGGTCTACCTGGCGCTGGACACCAAGGTCGACAACCGCGAGGTCGCCGTCAAGATGCTGCACCCCGAGCAGGCGGCGGCCGCGGCGGGCGCGCTGGCCCGGGAGCGGCGGGCCCTGGTCGACCTCGGCCACGACGACATCATCCGTGTCTTCAACTACGGCCATCATCCCGGGGTCGGCGACTTCCTCGTCCTCCAGTACGTGGACGGACTCACGCTGGAGGAGGTGCGGGCCCGGGCCGGGCTCAACCCGGGGGAGTTCGGCGACCACCGCTTCCACGAGTTCGTCCTCGCCTACGGCGTGCGCGTCCTGTCCGCCCTCGCGTATCTGCACGCCGACCGCCCCGGAAAGGTCTACGGCGATCTGAAGCCGGACAACGTCATGCACGACGGCACCACCACGAAGATCATCGACGTGGGGAGCGTACGCCCGGCCGGGGCGCCGGGGACGACCACGGACGGCTTCAGCGCGCCGACCGTGGGACCGAACGGCGAGTCCGTGGCGCAGGACGACCTGTTCAGCCTGGGCGAGACGCTCAGGCGGCTGAGCGGACTGGGCAGGTCGGCGGCAGATCTGGCGCGGCTGGGCGACCTGGCGAGGCTTCAGGCGGATACCGGGGCGGGCTCCCGAACGTCATCGGCCGCCGAGGGGGAGCAGGGCAGGAAACCGTGGACGGAGGGGGACGCCACCGCCCCCGTCCCCCGCGGCCTCGGCCTCCTCTCCCTCTCCCGTGTCCTGCACCGCGCGACCCTGGCCGAGCCGGCCGGACGGTTCGCCGACGCCCGCGAGATGGACCAGCAACTCCGCGGTGTTTTCCGCGAGTTGAGGTCGCTGCGTACCGGCACCGAGACCTTCGAGCCCTCCCCGCTCTTCCTCCCGTCGGCGTACGCCCTCGACGGCGCCCTCGGCTCGGCGCCACCCCTCGCCCACTGGGCGGCACCCGACGTCCCGTCACCGTTCGCCCCGCCCTCACCCGCCGAGGTCGCCCAGCGGTTGCCCGTCCCGCGCCCCGACCCCCGCGACGAGCACCACGCAGAGCTGAGCAGGCTGGCCGACGCCGCCCCGGAGGCCCTGCTCCAGCACATCGGTGACTGGCGGGACTCCACGGAGGTGCATCTGCTGCGCTGCCGGCTGCGGTTGCGGAACCCGGCGGACGGCCCCGAGGCCGCCGCGGCGGAACTGAGGGGCGCCGAGGAACGGATCGGGCCCGCACGCGCCCCGTACGACTGGCGGCTGGACTGGCACCACGGGCTGCTCGCACTCGCCCGGGACCAAGCAGGCGCGGCCTGGCGGCACTTCGACCGGGTGTACGCGGCGATCCCCGGCGAGTACGCCCCCAAACTGGCTCTGGGTCACTGCGCGGAACGCCTCGGGCGCCGGCACGAGGCCCTGACCTTCTACGAGGCGGTCCGGCTGCGCAACCCGTCCCTGGGCAGTGCCGCGTTCGGTGCCGCGCGCGCCCGGCTCGCCAGGGACGGCGAAAGGGCGCGCAGAGCGGCCGTACGCGAACTCGACGCAGTACCGCAGCACTCCCGGCACCGGACCGCGGCCCGCACGGCCGCCGTACGCATCGGCATCGAGTACGTGCGCACGGCCGAGCGCGACGACGAGGTGCCACGGCGGTTGGAGGAGGTGCTGGAGCGGCTCGCCCTGCTCTTCCACGCGCACGGGCTCACCGACGAGGAGGCCAGGGTCCGGATGACCGTCGAGGTGTGGGAGGCCGTACTGGGCGCCCTCGCCCGCGGCGCCCTCGACGCGGCCGACCTCGCCGCCCTGTCCGCCGGCGCCGACCGCCGGCTCGGCCTCCCGCCCGACGAACACGGCCTGCGCGAGGACCTCTCCCGCCGCTGTCTCACCCTCGCCCGCCAGGCCGCCCGCTCCACCGCCCCCGAGGACGCGGCCGTCGCCGAGATCCTTCTGGACCGCGCCTACGAGATCCGCCCGCTCGCCTTCCGACATCACAGGGACAGCCCATGGCTCGGCAAGAGAGTCGCCGACTGGCTCCGGACGGTCGTTCGCGCGCCCTCGCACAAGGCAGCCTCCGTCTCGCGCGGGCGGGTGCCGCCGTAA
- a CDS encoding protein kinase domain-containing protein, with the protein MTLRENDPESVGGYRIESRIGTGGMGVVYLGRSASGRAVAVKVVHTRYADNPEFRARFRQEIAAARRVSGAFTAPVVDADPEAQRPWMATAFVPGPTLAQRVEESGPLGWPALRRLGTELAEALREIHRAEVVHRDLKPSNVLLLETEGDDGAVRVIDFGISRAADSDVRTQTGMVMGSPPFMAPEQFSRPHEVGSAVDVFSLGAVLVYAATGHSPFEAENAYLAAYNTVHGEPQLGELHEDLRRLVARCLAKEPADRPSSGEVLETLAGLPEELSEGEPAEGASPAPEIPPTATVASPLKDSEPIRRRRRGRRLWAAVAVVGLLGGAAAAAAAVVAGAPADTSDEVVRTAPRTTPALTTPAGWRPWHNALTSDKDDPTFVGPSCTLDAVGVFCASEQVALTRLDPATGNTDWTKPMSRKKVSAFSVRRPVVHDGVVFVYGTDRAQGVDAFDGSTGKLLWQLPGPVGEFDLLNGVLLVRLDGLGTSGSARFAAYEPRTGKELWRRELASTSSSPFYEGPGRTLYADLRGGSGGIARVDARTGRTLGSVDAPKGDLWLATVHDGTAYYARWENDSGVSADFFVQDLSSGKSRRIDFPWSVEPEAPPLVQGDTMYVFDYGNETLLALDVKRGKPLWSSSRDLRVFSQPAYHAGRLYVTMPDTSILALDPGTGKEIGRTAPSFDTAGRSFEELSPSSVPPLLVDDVLYGVSGPGIFSVADVT; encoded by the coding sequence GTGACCCTGCGCGAGAACGACCCGGAGTCTGTCGGCGGCTACCGGATCGAATCGCGGATCGGGACCGGCGGCATGGGCGTCGTCTATCTCGGCAGATCGGCCTCGGGGCGGGCCGTCGCGGTCAAGGTCGTCCACACGCGGTACGCCGACAATCCCGAGTTCCGGGCCAGGTTCCGGCAGGAGATCGCCGCCGCCCGCCGGGTCAGCGGCGCGTTCACCGCGCCGGTCGTGGACGCCGACCCGGAGGCTCAACGGCCCTGGATGGCCACCGCGTTCGTCCCGGGCCCCACGCTCGCCCAGCGGGTGGAGGAGTCGGGGCCGCTGGGCTGGCCGGCGCTGCGCCGCCTTGGTACCGAACTCGCCGAGGCACTGCGGGAGATCCACCGCGCGGAGGTCGTGCACCGGGATCTCAAGCCGAGCAATGTGCTGCTGCTGGAGACCGAGGGCGACGACGGGGCGGTCCGGGTCATCGACTTCGGCATCTCCCGCGCGGCCGACAGCGACGTCCGCACCCAGACCGGCATGGTGATGGGCTCGCCGCCGTTCATGGCACCGGAGCAGTTCAGCCGTCCCCACGAGGTCGGCTCCGCGGTGGACGTCTTCTCGCTGGGCGCGGTGCTCGTGTACGCGGCCACCGGGCACAGCCCCTTCGAGGCCGAGAACGCCTACCTGGCCGCGTACAACACCGTGCACGGCGAGCCGCAGTTGGGTGAACTGCACGAGGATCTGCGCCGGTTGGTCGCCCGGTGTCTGGCGAAGGAGCCCGCGGACCGTCCGTCGTCGGGCGAGGTGCTGGAGACACTGGCGGGGCTGCCGGAGGAACTGTCCGAGGGGGAACCGGCCGAAGGTGCGTCCCCGGCGCCAGAGATCCCGCCCACGGCGACGGTGGCCTCGCCGCTCAAGGACTCCGAACCGATCAGGCGCCGACGCCGCGGGAGACGGCTGTGGGCGGCCGTCGCCGTGGTGGGCCTCCTCGGCGGGGCCGCGGCTGCCGCGGCCGCCGTGGTGGCCGGCGCCCCGGCGGACACGTCCGACGAGGTCGTCCGCACCGCCCCGCGGACGACGCCCGCCCTGACGACACCGGCGGGCTGGCGGCCCTGGCACAACGCGCTGACGTCGGACAAGGACGACCCGACGTTTGTGGGCCCGTCGTGCACCCTGGACGCGGTCGGCGTCTTCTGCGCATCCGAACAGGTCGCGCTGACGCGGCTCGACCCCGCGACGGGAAACACGGACTGGACCAAACCCATGAGCCGCAAGAAGGTCAGCGCCTTCTCGGTGCGCCGGCCCGTCGTCCATGACGGCGTGGTGTTCGTCTACGGCACGGACCGCGCGCAGGGAGTCGACGCCTTCGACGGATCGACCGGCAAGCTGCTGTGGCAACTGCCGGGCCCAGTAGGTGAGTTCGACCTCCTCAACGGCGTGCTCCTGGTCCGCCTGGACGGACTGGGCACCTCCGGCTCGGCGCGCTTCGCGGCGTACGAGCCGCGCACGGGCAAGGAGTTGTGGCGGCGCGAGCTGGCCTCCACCTCATCGAGTCCCTTCTACGAGGGCCCCGGGAGAACGCTGTACGCCGATCTGCGCGGCGGCTCCGGCGGCATCGCCCGGGTCGACGCGCGGACCGGCCGAACGCTGGGCAGCGTCGACGCGCCGAAGGGCGACCTGTGGCTGGCCACCGTCCACGACGGCACCGCGTACTACGCGCGCTGGGAGAACGACTCCGGTGTCTCCGCCGACTTCTTCGTGCAGGACCTCAGCAGCGGGAAGTCCCGCCGGATCGACTTCCCGTGGAGTGTCGAACCGGAGGCGCCGCCGCTGGTGCAGGGCGACACCATGTACGTCTTCGACTACGGCAACGAGACGCTGCTCGCCCTGGACGTGAAGCGGGGCAAGCCGCTCTGGTCCAGCTCGCGCGACCTGCGCGTCTTCAGCCAACCGGCGTACCACGCGGGCAGGTTGTACGTCACGATGCCGGACACCAGCATCCTGGCCCTGGACCCGGGGACCGGGAAGGAGATCGGCCGGACCGCCCCGTCCTTCGACACGGCGGGCCGCTCCTTCGAGGAGCTGTCCCCGAGTTCGGTGCCGCCGCTGCTGGTGGACGACGTGCTGTACGGGGTCAGCGGCCCGGGGATCTTCTCGGTGGCCGACGTCACCTGA
- a CDS encoding ThuA domain-containing protein: MTRKKALVVRGGWEGHEPVKATELFVPFLRDNGYDVRIEESTGVYADAPEMAATDLVVQCVTMSEITHEQLSGLRTAVEAGTGFTGWHGGIADSFRASSDYLHLVGGQFATHPGKEPCERHGGAEDNFLPHTVTVTELGRTHPVTAGIEEFDLDTEQYWVLHDDLIDVLATTTHPARPWQPWHRPVTSPAVWTRRWGAGRIVVTTPGHSVDVLENPSVRTVIERGMLWATRTASAS, translated from the coding sequence ATGACACGCAAGAAAGCCCTGGTGGTCCGAGGCGGTTGGGAGGGACACGAGCCGGTCAAGGCCACGGAGTTGTTCGTGCCCTTCCTCCGGGACAACGGCTACGACGTCCGGATCGAGGAGTCGACCGGCGTCTACGCCGACGCCCCCGAGATGGCCGCCACCGACCTGGTCGTGCAGTGCGTGACGATGTCGGAGATCACGCACGAGCAGTTGTCGGGACTGCGGACGGCCGTCGAGGCGGGTACCGGCTTCACCGGCTGGCACGGCGGAATCGCCGACTCGTTCCGTGCCTCCTCCGACTATCTCCACCTGGTGGGCGGCCAGTTCGCGACCCACCCCGGCAAGGAGCCGTGCGAGCGGCACGGGGGCGCGGAGGACAACTTCCTGCCGCACACCGTCACCGTCACCGAACTCGGCCGCACGCACCCGGTCACCGCCGGCATCGAGGAGTTCGACCTGGACACCGAGCAGTACTGGGTGCTGCACGACGACCTGATCGACGTCCTCGCCACCACCACCCATCCCGCCCGGCCGTGGCAGCCCTGGCACCGGCCCGTCACCTCGCCGGCCGTCTGGACCCGCCGGTGGGGCGCCGGACGGATCGTGGTGACGACACCCGGGCACAGCGTCGACGTGCTCGAGAACCCGAGCGTCCGTACCGTCATCGAAAGGGGCATGCTGTGGGCGACGCGCACCGCATCGGCGTCATAG
- a CDS encoding Gfo/Idh/MocA family protein: MGDAHRIGVIGLGVISRAYLDTLVGHSAVRVTAVADLDASRSAAVAAELPGVRALSVGELLSSPDVDTVLNLTVPAAHAEIALGAIAHGKNVYGEKPLAAELADAHAVLEAAAKAGARVGCAPDTVLGTGIQTARAAVEGGAIGRPQFASAAMVTPGHERWHPHPDFYYTAGGGPLLDMGPYYLSSLVHLLGPVRAVIGASSRLRSERVIGSGPRAGEPIPVEVASHVTGVLEHEGGTLTTITTSFDGVTTTAAPIEVHGETGTLAVPDPNHFEGEVRLLGLGEPEWRTLPSSAGYAGGTRGVGLLDFVAAGGQRTPRASGELALHVLEIMTALLRSSDEGRRIELSTTVERPDPVPLTPAEKWR, translated from the coding sequence GTGGGCGACGCGCACCGCATCGGCGTCATAGGTCTCGGCGTCATCTCCCGCGCCTATCTGGACACCCTCGTCGGCCACTCCGCCGTACGCGTCACCGCGGTCGCCGACCTCGACGCCTCCCGGTCGGCCGCGGTCGCCGCCGAACTGCCGGGCGTGCGGGCGCTGTCCGTCGGGGAACTGCTGAGCAGCCCGGACGTGGACACGGTACTGAACCTGACCGTTCCTGCGGCACACGCGGAGATCGCCCTCGGTGCCATCGCCCATGGCAAGAACGTCTACGGCGAGAAGCCGCTCGCCGCCGAACTCGCCGATGCCCATGCCGTCCTGGAGGCCGCGGCCAAGGCGGGCGCCCGGGTGGGCTGCGCCCCGGACACGGTCCTGGGCACCGGGATCCAGACCGCGCGGGCGGCGGTGGAGGGCGGGGCCATCGGCCGCCCCCAGTTCGCCTCGGCCGCCATGGTCACCCCGGGCCACGAACGCTGGCATCCGCACCCCGACTTCTACTACACCGCCGGCGGCGGCCCGTTGCTGGACATGGGGCCCTACTACCTGTCGTCCCTGGTGCATCTGCTGGGCCCCGTGCGTGCCGTGATCGGGGCGTCGAGCCGGTTGCGGTCCGAGCGGGTCATCGGGTCCGGCCCGCGCGCGGGTGAGCCGATCCCGGTCGAGGTGGCCAGCCATGTCACCGGCGTCCTCGAACACGAGGGCGGCACCCTGACGACGATCACGACGAGTTTCGACGGCGTGACCACCACCGCCGCGCCGATCGAGGTCCACGGGGAGACGGGAACCCTCGCGGTCCCCGATCCGAACCACTTCGAAGGTGAGGTACGGCTCCTCGGACTCGGCGAGCCCGAATGGCGGACGCTTCCGTCGTCCGCGGGCTACGCAGGCGGCACGCGGGGCGTCGGACTGCTCGACTTCGTCGCAGCCGGCGGGCAGCGGACACCCCGGGCAAGCGGTGAACTCGCCCTGCACGTGCTGGAGATCATGACCGCGCTGCTCCGCTCGTCCGACGAGGGACGGCGGATCGAACTGTCGACGACGGTGGAGCGGCCCGATCCGGTGCCGCTGACGCCTGCGGAGAAGTGGCGGTGA